One segment of Pasteurella skyensis DNA contains the following:
- a CDS encoding alanine/glycine:cation symporter family protein: protein MNLTKLIALPLLLMSLATSAQASLENFSEAVDSTMATIFGPFVSTIFYSVEINGTSFLLIAGWLLVAALIFSFYFGFVQFRKFGLALDIVRGKYTDPDQKEDGEVSHFQALTTALSGTVGLGNIAGVGAALAIGGPGATFWMILVGLLGMASKFVECTLGVKYRTILPSGVVSGGPMYYLSRGLKERGFGGLGKFLAVGFAIMVILGSLGGGNMFQANQAHAMLNYAFGVPAEYGVVTGVILAALTFSVIFGGMPSISSVTEKLVPWMAVLYITMSLFVIGTNLDHIGPAFSSIIDGAFSAEGVTGGFIGALIQGLKRATFSNEAGVGSAAIAHSAVKTNEPVTEGLVSLLEPLIDTVVICTMTALVITIAGLNTAPFDGSGLTGVQLTAASFTSAADWFKYPLAIAVILFAFSTMISWSYYGLKGWTYLVGEGAKKEIVFKAVFCFFVIIGATVKFGFVIDFSDAAIFAMSIFNIIGLYFLMPIVKEEFNSFVARVKSGEIKKYK from the coding sequence ATGAATTTAACTAAACTAATAGCATTACCTTTGCTATTAATGTCTCTAGCAACTAGTGCTCAAGCTAGTCTCGAAAATTTTAGTGAAGCAGTGGATAGCACAATGGCCACTATCTTTGGCCCTTTTGTTAGTACTATTTTCTACTCTGTCGAAATTAACGGTACCAGTTTCTTATTGATCGCTGGTTGGTTACTTGTTGCTGCTTTAATTTTTTCTTTCTATTTTGGCTTTGTTCAGTTTCGCAAATTTGGCTTAGCTCTTGATATCGTACGTGGTAAATACACTGATCCAGATCAGAAAGAAGACGGAGAGGTTAGCCACTTTCAAGCTCTAACAACGGCTCTTTCTGGAACTGTTGGTTTAGGTAACATTGCTGGTGTGGGTGCTGCTCTTGCCATTGGTGGGCCAGGTGCAACATTCTGGATGATTTTAGTGGGTCTTTTAGGGATGGCATCTAAATTTGTTGAGTGTACACTGGGTGTTAAATACCGTACCATTTTACCTTCAGGCGTCGTTTCTGGTGGTCCGATGTACTATTTAAGTCGTGGCTTAAAAGAGCGTGGTTTTGGTGGTTTAGGTAAATTCCTTGCTGTTGGCTTTGCAATTATGGTTATCTTAGGTTCACTAGGTGGCGGTAATATGTTCCAAGCAAACCAAGCACACGCAATGTTAAATTATGCTTTTGGTGTTCCAGCTGAATACGGTGTAGTAACTGGTGTTATTTTAGCAGCACTTACATTCTCTGTTATCTTCGGTGGTATGCCTTCAATTTCATCAGTAACTGAAAAACTTGTACCTTGGATGGCTGTTTTATACATTACAATGTCTCTTTTCGTTATCGGAACAAACCTTGATCACATTGGTCCTGCATTTAGTTCTATTATTGATGGTGCATTCTCAGCTGAAGGTGTTACTGGTGGCTTTATTGGTGCTTTAATCCAAGGCTTAAAACGTGCTACATTCTCTAATGAAGCGGGTGTTGGTTCTGCAGCAATTGCTCACTCAGCGGTTAAAACAAATGAACCTGTTACAGAAGGTCTAGTTTCATTACTTGAACCATTAATTGACACTGTTGTTATTTGTACGATGACAGCGTTGGTTATTACTATTGCTGGTTTAAATACAGCGCCATTTGATGGTTCTGGTTTAACAGGTGTTCAGTTAACGGCTGCATCTTTCACGTCTGCTGCGGATTGGTTTAAATATCCATTAGCCATTGCAGTTATCTTATTCGCTTTCTCAACAATGATTTCATGGTCTTACTATGGTCTTAAAGGTTGGACTTATTTAGTGGGTGAAGGTGCGAAGAAAGAGATCGTCTTCAAAGCTGTATTCTGTTTCTTCGTTATTATCGGAGCAACAGTGAAATTTGGTTTTGTTATTGACTTCTCTGATGCTGCAATCTTTGCAATGTCTATCTTTAACATCATTGGTCTTTACTTCTTAATGCCAATTGTTAAAGAAGAATTTAATTCTTTTGTTGCTCGCGTAAAATCAGGTGAGATCAAAAAATACAAATAA
- a CDS encoding SMI1/KNR4 family protein — MKEITDLINKLIVHTKDNPLIVNDRSIQVVQKRKITLDEINDFETTYNLILPCDLKKLWRCCGHFEVLGDMTFEIIPPNQIMSFSNELFEQLELDLFPNTLYVISEIAFGTGFGLYDITNQDSPNFAVTYADIFCENWQEEVIMTTLFEWIDEYFSLFWTKEYNVIFEEKLG, encoded by the coding sequence ATGAAAGAAATAACAGATCTTATTAATAAATTAATAGTACATACCAAAGATAACCCTCTTATTGTAAATGACAGATCAATACAAGTTGTACAAAAAAGAAAAATCACCCTTGATGAAATTAATGATTTTGAAACAACCTATAATCTTATCTTACCTTGTGACCTAAAAAAGTTATGGCGTTGTTGTGGGCATTTTGAGGTGTTAGGTGATATGACGTTTGAAATTATTCCGCCCAACCAAATTATGTCTTTTTCAAATGAGTTATTTGAACAACTGGAATTAGATTTATTTCCCAATACGCTTTATGTTATTTCTGAAATTGCTTTTGGAACGGGATTTGGTCTTTATGATATAACAAACCAAGACTCACCAAATTTTGCAGTTACTTATGCGGATATTTTTTGTGAGAACTGGCAAGAAGAAGTGATAATGACGACTCTTTTTGAATGGATTGATGAGTATTTTTCCCTATTTTGGACAAAAGAGTATAACGTGATTTTTGAGGAAAAATTAGGATAA
- a CDS encoding tetratricopeptide repeat protein, producing the protein MREKLSQSKRFKIKQYLSTICLLFCFQVQANELSEMSLERLQDYCQKEYKHGCYETIYSRQKKDQQRMLKHLGKLCYLGMKKACIEGRKLKKQQYKPELPKVQATNGNLDAQYDLALSYLKKSKPLYSEALKWLNKAAENNSLIAQYELAYLYHFGRGVKQSFDKKMEWLKRAAEGGYSQAQYDLSKYYYTEESGVEANQKAFSWALKAAKQKYTEAEYLLGVYYLYGIGTNVNFDKAVEYFEKVNAKEYENVYHRLTTLNKTGQGVRQCRCRSYPTTNYTKQRNLNLMQTTKNILNN; encoded by the coding sequence ATGAGAGAAAAACTATCACAAAGTAAAAGATTTAAGATAAAACAATATCTTTCCACTATTTGCTTATTGTTTTGTTTTCAAGTTCAAGCAAATGAACTTTCCGAAATGTCTCTTGAGCGTTTGCAAGACTATTGTCAGAAGGAATACAAACACGGTTGTTATGAAACTATTTATTCACGTCAAAAAAAAGACCAACAGCGTATGTTGAAGCATTTAGGAAAGCTTTGTTATTTAGGTATGAAAAAGGCTTGTATTGAAGGTCGTAAATTGAAAAAACAACAATATAAACCTGAATTACCAAAGGTGCAAGCAACTAATGGTAACCTAGATGCTCAATATGATTTAGCACTTTCTTATTTAAAAAAATCTAAACCTTTATATTCTGAAGCATTAAAATGGTTGAATAAAGCAGCAGAAAATAATTCTCTTATTGCTCAATATGAACTTGCTTATTTATATCATTTTGGTCGAGGGGTTAAGCAATCTTTTGACAAAAAAATGGAGTGGTTAAAGCGTGCAGCAGAAGGTGGGTATAGCCAAGCACAATATGATTTAAGTAAATATTACTACACGGAAGAAAGCGGTGTAGAGGCTAATCAAAAAGCATTTTCTTGGGCATTAAAAGCCGCAAAACAGAAATATACTGAGGCAGAATATTTGTTAGGCGTTTATTATTTGTACGGCATAGGTACTAATGTGAATTTTGACAAAGCGGTGGAATATTTTGAAAAAGTTAACGCAAAAGAATATGAAAATGTTTATCATAGGCTTACGACGCTTAATAAAACAGGGCAAGGAGTTCGTCAATGTCGATGTCGTTCTTATCCCACAACAAATTATACCAAACAGAGAAATTTAAATTTAATGCAGACAACAAAGAATATCCTTAATAATTAA
- a CDS encoding SMI1/KNR4 family protein: MIHFKKNTGVKPASKEHIALVEQEVELTFTQEYLDFMAQNNGGEPIEKFFTLGDNEKVVERFLSFVDDYKENPLGWYDVAIVFNQIFDRLNEHLCPFAVCFGGDFLCFDFENTDDPRIVLWLHEESDEDKPYIVYVAENFKAFLSMLRA, from the coding sequence ATGATACATTTTAAGAAAAATACAGGGGTAAAACCTGCCAGTAAAGAGCATATTGCTCTTGTTGAACAAGAGGTAGAACTCACATTTACTCAAGAATACCTTGATTTTATGGCACAAAATAATGGTGGAGAACCGATTGAGAAATTTTTTACGCTTGGAGATAATGAAAAAGTGGTAGAGCGATTTTTATCTTTTGTCGATGACTATAAAGAGAATCCATTAGGTTGGTATGATGTCGCAATCGTTTTTAATCAAATCTTTGACAGATTGAATGAGCATTTGTGTCCTTTTGCCGTTTGTTTCGGTGGGGATTTTTTATGCTTTGATTTTGAAAATACGGATGACCCACGAATTGTATTATGGCTTCACGAAGAATCTGATGAAGATAAACCTTATATTGTTTATGTAGCAGAAAATTTTAAAGCGTTTTTATCAATGTTAAGAGCCTAG
- a CDS encoding WG repeat-containing protein yields MKLNYKHLLLSTMLFYPLSLFATDKPVYLDYDKVNIQFKTALIRVNKGYKTGFIDKQGNRIIDVIYDHIDYFDKDGLAVAVKDKKSGLINKKGEIVVPFEYDAIDRNEKNNSYKILINNQWGVVDKAFKPIIPTEYEEIIVQNSGYILYKDSLYKLADADGNIITPSGFDQIEYFADNTVMVRIEGRWHFFDTQTKQVDKVAYDKVKPLQEDFLLVRQKGEFSIINAKTNKVVVPFGYNHKSFVGQDLITVKKDNKIGLFNFKGEMVLAPTYDAIGYFSRDTTADVRQGDLAGRINTKGELVTPMQYIPDMAYNSNGYDIQQSVDKKWHILTRNEGKEIGWKSGVDKVYFVGEKYFAIKDKGKNYLVDIRPPYKIFTTLDRYDAIKGHYCGDCYNGNMIVTKNGKYGFINSQGKELIKPIYDQLLSWTTANLLFKKGNKYGVVDFNGKVEVEAKYDKLEWLDCYSESRGLAYLGDKWQLIDIHSQPVSPLFDTKLVSIIYSMESLVVKDQKTGLYGLFDFDGNEVIPAKYTRVMAGKTIIEVTQQEEIALFNKQGKQITPFKSKTEFRGYDYSTENNIVIIHYLVGRELYWTIYDIATGKALYTNEKLQDESPNP; encoded by the coding sequence ATGAAACTGAATTATAAACATTTACTGCTTAGCACAATGCTATTTTATCCACTTTCATTATTTGCAACGGATAAGCCAGTCTATTTGGATTATGATAAGGTGAATATTCAGTTCAAAACGGCGCTTATCCGTGTTAATAAGGGTTATAAGACAGGTTTTATAGATAAACAAGGTAATAGGATAATTGATGTAATTTATGATCATATTGATTATTTCGATAAAGATGGGCTTGCAGTTGCAGTAAAAGATAAAAAAAGTGGCTTGATCAATAAAAAAGGGGAAATTGTTGTTCCTTTTGAATATGATGCAATCGATAGAAATGAAAAAAATAATAGCTATAAAATTCTCATTAATAATCAGTGGGGAGTAGTAGATAAAGCATTTAAACCGATTATTCCTACTGAATATGAGGAAATTATTGTTCAAAATAGTGGTTATATTTTATATAAAGACTCTCTTTATAAATTGGCTGATGCTGATGGAAACATTATTACACCCTCAGGTTTTGATCAAATTGAATATTTTGCAGATAATACGGTGATGGTTCGTATAGAGGGGCGTTGGCATTTCTTTGATACACAAACAAAGCAGGTTGATAAAGTTGCTTATGATAAGGTGAAGCCTCTACAAGAGGATTTCCTATTAGTGCGTCAAAAAGGGGAATTTTCTATTATTAATGCTAAAACCAACAAGGTTGTTGTGCCTTTTGGCTATAACCATAAAAGTTTTGTGGGGCAGGATTTAATTACCGTAAAAAAAGATAATAAAATCGGTTTATTTAATTTTAAAGGTGAAATGGTTCTAGCACCAACTTATGATGCGATTGGTTATTTTAGTCGGGATACAACTGCGGATGTGAGACAAGGTGATCTAGCAGGACGTATCAATACAAAAGGCGAACTTGTCACGCCAATGCAATATATTCCCGATATGGCTTACAATTCTAATGGATATGATATTCAACAAAGTGTTGACAAAAAATGGCATATTTTAACAAGAAATGAAGGGAAAGAAATTGGTTGGAAATCAGGGGTAGATAAAGTTTATTTTGTAGGGGAAAAATATTTTGCCATAAAAGATAAGGGGAAAAATTATCTTGTGGATATACGTCCTCCTTACAAAATTTTCACTACCTTAGACCGCTATGATGCAATAAAAGGGCATTACTGTGGTGATTGTTATAATGGCAATATGATTGTAACTAAAAATGGTAAATATGGCTTTATCAACTCTCAGGGTAAAGAGTTGATTAAACCGATATACGATCAATTACTGAGTTGGACAACTGCAAATTTATTATTTAAAAAAGGCAATAAATATGGCGTGGTTGATTTTAATGGAAAAGTTGAAGTGGAAGCAAAATATGACAAATTAGAGTGGTTAGATTGTTATTCAGAATCAAGAGGTCTTGCTTATCTTGGTGATAAATGGCAATTAATCGATATACATTCTCAACCCGTTAGCCCGTTATTTGACACAAAATTGGTGAGTATTATATATTCGATGGAGAGCCTTGTAGTAAAAGATCAAAAAACAGGACTTTATGGTTTATTCGATTTTGATGGTAATGAGGTGATCCCTGCAAAATATACAAGGGTAATGGCAGGAAAAACGATTATTGAAGTCACTCAGCAAGAGGAAATAGCCTTATTTAATAAACAAGGAAAACAGATAACGCCTTTTAAATCTAAAACAGAATTTAGAGGTTATGATTATAGTACTGAAAATAATATAGTCATTATCCATTATCTTGTTGGACGAGAGCTGTATTGGACGATTTATGATATCGCAACGGGTAAGGCGTTATATACTAATGAGAAATTACAAGATGAATCCCCAAATCCTTAA
- a CDS encoding WG repeat-containing protein, with protein sequence MKKLLLTTLMLSAISVSQATIFLPYEDIDSIDDHLVVYKNNQIGVLDKAGKLMTPLMDGEIIAIFDDVIISRTENKVTFTDNDGKVVLETNHRFIDIYDDKLVQLKDHDNWEYYLVDHKGNKVEVNKNDVIYKNRKIENKDYNKYALIDTTTNKVLVPVGKYKEIRKFNKFDLAEVKKGYDKLGFIDLNGQEVVPCLYSNFRVLDMGYIAFETQQRLWGIMDKTGKIILKAQYDEIKNYNYSAFSKDIALIRLDNREGFLDKNLTEIIPPKYQDIGLVDRTKDLVELKLNGKTKIINREFKELFVNNNYDDIAGDYDFKDLLEVKKGELYGLFTKEGKEIIPVKYPYISKMEGGFIKVATADSLYGAYDTTGKVIAPAIYKRLWFSPPMFFYELNDKDKGRMDLAGNKINLAEYEKGFVLSSNLLAVKKEKGNWGLIDNNKRTVLDFDYESMRYLSDDKLLFRKKTLFGLGKVSDWGVMDFKGNVVTEPSFTIYKSVNRRFIPDNLLTISTKAFNVGFLDKETGKIAIEPKYNELLNGFTEKEQQYLFVKSNDGIGALNLTQRKEIVPPKYDNLKMLDNDFFVAYKGSIWSVYDNKGKKLYERKTITK encoded by the coding sequence ATGAAAAAATTATTATTAACAACCCTAATGTTGAGTGCTATCTCTGTTAGCCAAGCAACGATTTTTTTACCTTATGAGGACATCGATTCTATTGATGATCATTTAGTCGTGTATAAAAACAATCAAATTGGTGTGCTTGATAAAGCAGGTAAGTTGATGACTCCTTTGATGGATGGTGAGATTATAGCCATATTTGATGATGTAATTATTAGTAGAACAGAAAATAAAGTTACATTTACTGATAATGATGGAAAGGTTGTATTAGAAACTAATCATCGTTTTATCGATATTTATGATGATAAATTGGTGCAATTAAAAGATCATGATAACTGGGAATATTATTTAGTCGATCATAAAGGTAATAAAGTTGAAGTTAATAAAAACGATGTGATCTATAAAAATAGGAAAATAGAAAATAAAGACTATAATAAGTATGCGTTGATTGACACCACAACTAATAAAGTTTTAGTTCCTGTTGGAAAGTATAAAGAGATTAGAAAATTTAATAAATTTGACTTAGCTGAAGTAAAAAAAGGGTATGACAAACTTGGTTTTATTGATCTAAATGGACAAGAAGTAGTACCTTGTTTGTATAGTAATTTTAGAGTCTTAGATATGGGCTATATTGCCTTTGAAACGCAACAACGCCTATGGGGAATAATGGATAAAACGGGCAAAATTATTTTAAAAGCACAATATGATGAAATTAAAAATTATAATTACTCAGCTTTTTCCAAAGATATTGCGCTTATTCGATTAGATAATCGAGAAGGATTTTTAGATAAAAATCTAACAGAAATTATTCCTCCAAAATATCAAGATATAGGCTTGGTTGATAGAACTAAGGACTTAGTTGAGCTTAAATTAAATGGTAAAACTAAGATCATAAATAGAGAATTTAAAGAGCTATTTGTTAATAATAACTATGATGATATTGCTGGTGATTATGATTTTAAAGATCTTTTAGAAGTGAAGAAAGGTGAGTTGTATGGTTTGTTTACCAAAGAAGGGAAAGAAATCATTCCAGTGAAATATCCTTATATTTCTAAAATGGAAGGTGGTTTTATTAAAGTCGCTACTGCTGACAGCTTATATGGCGCCTATGATACGACGGGGAAAGTAATAGCCCCAGCGATTTATAAAAGACTCTGGTTTTCTCCACCGATGTTTTTTTATGAGCTTAATGATAAAGACAAAGGGAGAATGGACTTAGCGGGTAATAAAATAAATTTAGCTGAATATGAAAAGGGTTTTGTGCTTTCTTCTAATCTATTGGCTGTGAAGAAAGAAAAAGGCAACTGGGGATTAATTGATAACAATAAAAGAACAGTATTAGATTTTGATTATGAAAGTATGCGATATCTTTCTGATGATAAATTACTTTTTAGGAAAAAAACCTTATTTGGATTAGGAAAGGTAAGTGATTGGGGAGTGATGGATTTTAAAGGTAATGTCGTTACAGAACCAAGTTTTACTATTTATAAAAGTGTTAATAGACGTTTTATTCCAGATAATCTTCTTACTATTTCTACCAAAGCGTTTAATGTTGGTTTTTTAGACAAAGAAACAGGAAAAATCGCCATTGAGCCTAAGTATAATGAATTATTAAATGGTTTTACCGAAAAAGAGCAACAATACCTTTTTGTGAAAAGTAATGATGGTATAGGCGCGCTAAATCTTACCCAGAGAAAAGAAATTGTACCACCAAAATACGATAACCTTAAAATGCTCGATAATGATTTTTTTGTAGCTTATAAAGGTAGTATTTGGAGCGTCTATGATAATAAAGGGAAGAAGCTTTATGAGAGAAAAACTATCACAAAGTAA
- a CDS encoding WG repeat-containing protein: MKFLFNTTKYCLIIFCIISTSFSVFAIETAELEKPSSSKISLKKIFQDIKYDNIHPFYNGLALVEKDNKFGYINSDGDIVIPIKYVWATRFHNGRAFVVKENFWGHQKIALIDNMGKLLTEFKYDSAEFANRNAFELKATKDKRGKQFIFAMESSYLGYDASEFDPNELIMVSENNKYGFIDTSGKEVIPLIYDSASHFNERDFDNVSRVWVNGKAGLIDRKGNYILEHKYDYIQSFKNNIAYVDLKGRREIINLNKANEVKDLLLIKKVNNDTINTQLNANCTIDKHSTGWYYGLFNPSGKLAIDCVYHHIYFLTKDFINVELNDKEGVIDKKGKLIIPIEYEDLNLLGNKFFIVRETRSDGRFDEEYYGVFDTKGILLFPIEYEDISEIKINNHSLFILRKKDKEALVTPTGEVIIPFKPHSIEQIKENYFLLRGRDNNTFIKVMNNKPITTAIFDPISHYTSGATEFSVYDKNKTGVIDYTGKIIIPLTEKFAYIYEFKNGLAKVISPEGRYGIIDKKGKIVIPMNYENIELPQYGLIIVTNKEKSGILNQQGELIVPLKYDAIKIEKRYLLTFNQIGRKKEYSILKHNGEVIIKPTIDRLYTSVILGEPVFRIEKDGKWTLYDIDKNVIKQGILFE; encoded by the coding sequence ATGAAATTTTTATTTAATACCACTAAATACTGTTTAATCATTTTTTGTATTATTAGCACATCATTTTCTGTTTTTGCAATAGAAACGGCAGAATTGGAAAAGCCGTCATCATCAAAAATATCTTTGAAAAAAATATTTCAAGATATTAAATATGACAACATTCACCCTTTTTATAATGGATTGGCATTAGTTGAAAAGGATAATAAATTTGGTTATATAAATTCTGATGGAGATATTGTTATCCCAATTAAATACGTTTGGGCAACACGGTTTCATAATGGACGAGCTTTTGTTGTCAAAGAAAATTTTTGGGGTCACCAAAAAATTGCGTTAATTGATAATATGGGTAAGTTGTTAACAGAGTTTAAGTATGATTCGGCTGAGTTTGCTAATAGAAATGCTTTTGAATTGAAAGCAACAAAAGATAAAAGAGGTAAGCAATTTATTTTTGCGATGGAATCAAGTTACCTTGGATATGATGCAAGTGAATTTGACCCAAATGAGTTAATAATGGTATCAGAAAATAATAAATATGGGTTTATTGATACTTCTGGAAAAGAGGTTATACCATTAATTTATGATTCTGCTAGTCACTTTAATGAAAGAGATTTTGATAATGTTTCACGTGTTTGGGTAAATGGGAAAGCAGGCTTGATTGACCGTAAAGGGAATTATATTCTTGAACATAAATATGATTATATTCAATCATTTAAAAATAATATTGCCTATGTCGATTTGAAGGGAAGAAGGGAAATAATTAATCTCAACAAAGCGAATGAAGTAAAAGATCTTCTTTTAATTAAAAAAGTCAATAATGACACCATAAATACACAACTGAATGCTAACTGTACAATTGATAAACATAGTACTGGGTGGTATTACGGATTATTTAATCCTTCAGGAAAGTTAGCGATTGATTGTGTGTATCATCATATCTACTTTTTAACAAAAGATTTTATCAATGTAGAGCTAAATGATAAAGAAGGAGTAATTGACAAAAAAGGAAAGTTAATTATTCCGATTGAGTATGAGGATCTTAACTTGTTAGGCAATAAGTTTTTTATTGTTCGTGAAACAAGATCAGATGGAAGATTTGATGAAGAGTATTATGGAGTATTTGACACAAAAGGCATTCTCTTATTTCCTATTGAGTACGAAGATATCAGTGAAATTAAAATAAATAATCATTCTTTATTTATTTTGCGTAAGAAAGATAAAGAGGCCTTGGTTACTCCTACTGGAGAGGTAATTATTCCCTTTAAACCACATAGCATTGAACAAATAAAAGAGAATTATTTTTTATTACGAGGAAGGGATAATAATACTTTTATTAAAGTTATGAATAATAAACCTATTACCACAGCAATATTCGATCCTATTAGTCACTATACATCAGGAGCAACAGAATTTAGTGTATATGATAAGAATAAAACTGGTGTAATAGATTATACAGGGAAAATAATTATTCCTTTAACAGAAAAGTTTGCTTATATTTATGAATTTAAAAATGGGCTTGCAAAGGTTATATCTCCAGAAGGGAGGTATGGCATCATTGATAAGAAAGGTAAAATTGTTATTCCAATGAACTATGAAAATATTGAACTACCTCAATATGGGTTAATTATAGTAACGAATAAAGAGAAATCAGGTATTTTAAATCAACAAGGTGAATTAATAGTACCGCTAAAATATGATGCTATTAAAATAGAAAAGCGTTATCTATTGACTTTCAATCAAATTGGTAGAAAAAAAGAATATAGTATTCTTAAACATAATGGAGAGGTAATTATTAAACCTACTATTGATAGATTATATACTTCTGTTATTCTCGGTGAACCTGTATTCCGTATAGAAAAAGATGGTAAATGGACATTGTATGATATAGATAAAAATGTGATTAAACAGGGAATTTTATTTGAATAA
- a CDS encoding WG repeat-containing protein: MFKKLTNTLIALLLAVTSSQLFAKNDVVYLPYLNVTEFKQGLSVVVDKDYHYGLIDIQGTELIKPQYDFMRIDDNGAIYVEKKIGDEYKNWFIDKTGKTVEPKQFDYVKERAEEPQVERENTPNLYVKYQWLMSKYSQVFFHRNNVILVRRGRLWGILDLQGNEILPPKYFVMQSSLLSDNLLIVAGSEEFFGGYGYIDLQGKEVVPQKYHFPNEVKGLARLTEQVEDRLQRLINSKGKSIFINDKLQQVLPPDSYNYLLFEQDGIIFVKKGAFEGAVNTKGEVLIPAEFDDIKRNKQGFYIGITSDKKLALFSPKGKQLSQPIYVEIEALPLAPYFMVRDNYKLNLMDYSGKVLNLDYCAYDDKSIENAILVMGCDEQKGIVDETGKELVKPQYKNIQIINKQLFIVENEQGLKGFVNRQGQQLTGIIYEEISPFSNGLAKVYTPDDQWGFVNMQGDVVVAKQPNKKQDNQ; encoded by the coding sequence ATGTTTAAAAAACTCACAAATACATTGATAGCACTATTACTAGCGGTCACTTCTTCACAACTTTTTGCAAAAAATGATGTGGTGTATTTGCCTTATTTGAATGTTACTGAATTTAAGCAAGGTTTATCTGTGGTGGTGGATAAGGATTATCACTATGGTTTGATAGATATTCAGGGAACAGAATTAATCAAACCACAATATGATTTTATGCGAATAGACGATAATGGTGCAATCTATGTTGAAAAGAAAATCGGTGATGAATATAAAAATTGGTTTATTGATAAAACAGGGAAAACGGTTGAACCAAAACAGTTTGATTACGTTAAAGAAAGAGCAGAAGAACCTCAAGTAGAAAGGGAAAACACGCCTAATCTATACGTAAAATATCAATGGCTTATGTCAAAATATTCCCAAGTGTTTTTTCATAGAAATAACGTAATTCTTGTTAGACGTGGGAGACTATGGGGAATATTAGATTTACAAGGTAATGAAATTTTACCACCTAAATATTTTGTTATGCAGAGTTCATTATTGTCTGATAACTTGTTAATAGTGGCAGGAAGTGAAGAATTTTTTGGGGGATATGGTTATATTGATTTACAAGGAAAGGAGGTTGTACCGCAAAAATATCATTTTCCTAATGAAGTTAAAGGATTAGCCAGATTAACCGAACAAGTAGAAGATAGGTTACAAAGATTAATAAATAGTAAAGGAAAAAGTATTTTTATCAATGATAAATTACAACAAGTCTTACCGCCAGATAGCTATAACTATTTATTGTTTGAACAAGATGGTATTATTTTTGTTAAAAAAGGTGCATTTGAAGGGGCAGTTAATACCAAAGGGGAAGTATTAATTCCTGCTGAGTTTGACGATATTAAACGTAATAAACAAGGCTTTTATATTGGAATAACCTCAGATAAAAAATTAGCGTTATTTTCACCTAAAGGAAAGCAACTTTCTCAACCAATTTATGTTGAAATTGAAGCCTTACCGTTAGCCCCTTATTTTATGGTTCGAGATAACTATAAACTAAATTTAATGGATTATTCAGGCAAAGTGTTAAATTTAGATTATTGTGCTTATGATGATAAAAGTATTGAAAATGCCATTCTTGTTATGGGTTGTGATGAACAAAAAGGGATTGTTGATGAAACAGGAAAAGAACTAGTTAAACCACAATATAAAAATATTCAAATTATCAATAAACAGCTCTTTATCGTAGAAAATGAACAAGGATTAAAAGGTTTTGTTAATCGCCAAGGACAACAACTTACAGGCATTATTTATGAAGAAATCAGCCCTTTTTCAAATGGTTTAGCCAAAGTTTATACGCCTGATGATCAATGGGGATTTGTGAATATGCAAGGTGACGTGGTGGTTGCAAAGCAGCCAAATAAAAAACAGGATAACCAATGA
- a CDS encoding SMI1/KNR4 family protein, with protein MTNKWQNLSQSYHIYSIKIDLSEQDILLLKNHCPIILPVDYIELLSENAEIEIGVAEKYLRFWNAAGCIEMNEAYKIQHYLPKAWAIADDGGGGVLLYIKTDEELNLYFCRLEDLDMAEATKISTSISDLLFYDIGLKTLLTKI; from the coding sequence ATGACAAATAAATGGCAGAATTTAAGTCAGTCATACCATATCTATTCAATTAAAATAGATTTATCTGAGCAAGATATTCTTTTATTAAAAAACCACTGCCCTATAATTCTTCCTGTGGATTATATTGAATTATTAAGTGAAAACGCAGAAATAGAAATTGGAGTAGCAGAAAAATATTTACGCTTTTGGAATGCTGCTGGTTGTATAGAGATGAATGAAGCCTATAAAATTCAACACTATTTACCAAAGGCTTGGGCAATTGCCGATGATGGCGGTGGTGGCGTACTGTTGTATATAAAAACCGATGAAGAATTGAACCTTTATTTTTGCAGATTAGAGGATTTGGATATGGCAGAAGCGACTAAAATCTCAACGAGTATAAGTGATTTGCTCTTTTATGATATTGGTTTAAAAACGTTACTCACAAAAATATAA